The proteins below come from a single Aegilops tauschii subsp. strangulata cultivar AL8/78 chromosome 6, Aet v6.0, whole genome shotgun sequence genomic window:
- the LOC109738415 gene encoding uncharacterized protein, with the protein MSLSPAPEESYARLGIGFGFGRRWRRARGFRLGARNRFSVRRLRAKLLTFIGLVGRHARHLARRISRRGGGSCPWSGSARTLVGGNGSQRWCPPGGEAAAKKQQQAPRRAASFMRTNSFYAQAIAECLEFIKRNSVPVEDYGSAVVARGGGAVGR; encoded by the coding sequence ATGAGCCtgtcgccggcgccggaggagagCTACGCGAGGCTCGGCATCGGCTTCGGCTTCGGGCGGAGGTGGCGGCGGGCGAGGGGGTTCCGACTCGGCGCGAGGAACCGGTTCTCGGTGCGGCGGCTGCGGGCCAAGCTGCTGACGTTCATCGGCCTCGTCGGCCGGCACGCGCGCCACCTCGCCAGGAGGATCTCCAGGAGAGGCGGCGGCTCCTGCCCATGGAGCGGCAGCGCGAGGACGCTCGTGGGCGGCAACGGGTCCCAGCGGTGGTGCCCtccgggcggcgaggcggcggccaaGAAGCAGCAGCAGGCGCCGAGGAGGGCAGCGTCCTTCATGCGGACCAACTCCTTCTACGCGCAGGCCATCGCCGAGTGCCTCGAGTTCATCAAGCGCAACTCCGTGCCGGTCGAGGACTACGGCAGCGCCGTCGTcgcccgcggcggcggcgccgtcggGAGATAG